The following coding sequences lie in one Apium graveolens cultivar Ventura chromosome 3, ASM990537v1, whole genome shotgun sequence genomic window:
- the LOC141711017 gene encoding transcription factor MYB36-like produces the protein MGRAPCCDKANVKKGPWSPEEDAKLKSYIDTYGTGNNWIALPQKIGLKRCGKSCRLRWLNYLRPNIKHGGFSEEEDNVICSLYISIGSRWSIIAAQLPGRTDNDIKNYWNTRLKKKLLGKRTNSHFNPLSASSSQDLKDSDGVEDNSLSNSAMERLQLHMQLQNLQNPTSLFSTPPVWPKLNPLQEKMIQTLQSFNQNSKALIQPIIPQPGQVDQNVQLCQQKMDDQLGNNSMPNTSFKIPDSYVFPKSDAQQSAMTAASTFQSDLDVFLN, from the exons ATGGGTCGAGCTCCATGCTGTGACAAAGCAAACGTTAAGAAAGGTCCATGGTCACCTGAAGAAGATGCAAAGCTCAAGTCTTACATCGACACGTATGGCACTGGCAACAACTGGATTGCTCTTCCCCAAAAAATTG GATTAAAGAGATGTGGAAAAAGCTGTAGATTAAGATGGTTAAATTACTTGAGGCCTAATATCAAGCATGGAGGATTCTCCGAAGAAGAAGACAACGTCATATGCAGCCTCTATATTAGTATCGGCAGCAG GTGGTCCATTATTGCTGCTCAGTTGCCTGGAAGAACTGACAATGATATTAAAAACTACTGGAACACTAGACTCAAGAAGAAGTTGCTGGGAAAACGCACAAATTCTCATTTCAATCCTCTATCTGCATCTTCGAGTCAGGACCTGAAAGATTCGGATGGTGTAGAAGATAATTCCTTAAGCAACTCTGCTATGGAAAGGCTTCAACTCCACATGCAGCTTCAGAACCTTCAAAACCCTACTTCCCTCTTTAGCACTCCTCCAGTGTGGCCCAAACTGAACCCTCTTCAGGAAAAGATGATCCAAACTCTCCAATCCTTTAATCAAAACTCAAAGGCTTTGATTCAACCAATCATTCCTCAGCCTGGCCAAGTTGATCAGAATGTTCAACTCTGTCAACAAAAAATGGATGATCAACTGGGGAATAATTCCATGCCTAATACAAGCTTCAAAATTCCAGACTCATATGTTTTCCCTAAATCAGATGCACAACAATCTGCTATGACGGCAGCTTCGACATTCCAAAGTGATCTTGATGTGTTTCTCAACTAG